A genomic window from Natrinema sp. HArc-T2 includes:
- a CDS encoding chemotaxis protein CheW, producing the protein MEPAPNHDGATADEQVTVLTFDLEDRRYCVSAESVASVLGIADDSALADADDPWNAGAITAAGERIRVVDLPRVFGASFHTTARIDAPKLLAFDTTDDDGRYYGWLIDDVGTTSDIRLGAVEPPQVNTTYVKGRIEIADREVVWLDERTMHG; encoded by the coding sequence ATGGAACCGGCACCGAACCACGATGGGGCAACCGCCGACGAACAGGTGACCGTCCTCACGTTCGACCTCGAGGACCGACGCTACTGTGTCAGCGCCGAGTCGGTCGCCTCAGTTCTCGGGATCGCGGACGACTCCGCACTCGCAGACGCCGATGATCCGTGGAACGCGGGGGCGATCACCGCTGCCGGCGAGCGGATCAGAGTGGTCGATCTCCCGCGGGTGTTCGGAGCCTCGTTTCACACCACGGCCCGTATCGATGCACCGAAACTACTGGCTTTCGATACCACTGACGACGACGGACGGTATTACGGCTGGCTCATCGACGACGTGGGGACGACCAGCGACATCCGACTCGGCGCGGTTGAGCCACCACAGGTGAACACAACATACGTCAAAGGCCGCATCGAGATCGCAGACAGGGAAGTCGTCTGGCTCGACGAGCGAACGATGCACGGCTGA
- a CDS encoding chemotaxis protein CheW → MAPDLSDKLLGIDIDGADSSRESGGADGEDEDFVQFVFVTVGEYRFALPVDVVRTVTEPPTEVTRVPRTPPAIEGLMDLRGEITAVIDPRVHFPTPEVETDRERLVVFDRPSDQQSAAIRVDDVLGVEVVSESNVIDDDSVADSPLSGDALEHPLVVALVTQEHDRSQSDETTDVTSGGSDDGAGVFETGIGDATALSSADDAGGGFGGSIGETFEIESAEDASDEPDVNGIDDGTQEVVVEATALIDTERLLLASGQR, encoded by the coding sequence ATGGCCCCGGATCTCTCAGACAAGCTTCTCGGAATCGATATCGATGGCGCCGACAGCTCCCGCGAGTCGGGCGGCGCCGACGGCGAGGACGAGGACTTCGTTCAGTTCGTCTTCGTCACCGTCGGTGAGTACCGATTCGCCCTGCCGGTCGACGTGGTCAGAACGGTCACGGAACCGCCCACGGAGGTGACTCGAGTACCACGAACGCCGCCTGCGATCGAGGGGCTGATGGACCTTCGCGGTGAGATTACGGCAGTCATCGACCCGCGGGTGCACTTCCCAACCCCCGAGGTCGAAACGGACCGTGAGCGACTGGTCGTATTCGACCGCCCGAGCGACCAGCAGTCGGCTGCGATCCGCGTCGACGACGTGCTCGGCGTCGAAGTCGTCTCCGAGAGCAACGTAATCGATGACGACAGTGTCGCCGACAGTCCCCTCTCCGGCGATGCCCTCGAGCATCCCCTAGTCGTCGCACTCGTCACGCAGGAACACGACCGATCCCAGTCTGACGAGACGACGGACGTGACGTCGGGTGGCTCCGATGACGGCGCTGGCGTCTTCGAGACTGGCATCGGTGACGCGACGGCGCTGTCGTCGGCTGATGACGCAGGTGGTGGGTTCGGCGGCTCGATTGGCGAGACGTTCGAGATCGAATCGGCAGAAGACGCCAGCGACGAACCCGATGTAAACGGGATCGATGACGGGACACAGGAGGTCGTCGTCGAGGCGACCGCACTTATTGATACTGAACGATTGCTGTTGGCGTCTGGCCAGCGGTGA
- the cheY gene encoding chemotaxis protein CheY, protein MSTGVLIVDDSHFMRNLLRQILEQEYRIVGEASNGAEAVKMYKERDPDVVMMDIVMPKCNGIKATAAIKKIDPDARVIMCTSVGQREKMKLAVKAGADGYVTKPFEEPSVRKALSDVVAA, encoded by the coding sequence ATGTCGACAGGGGTGCTCATCGTGGACGACTCTCATTTTATGCGAAACTTATTACGCCAGATTCTGGAACAAGAGTACCGCATCGTCGGAGAGGCGTCCAACGGGGCAGAAGCCGTCAAAATGTACAAAGAACGCGACCCCGACGTCGTCATGATGGACATCGTGATGCCCAAGTGCAACGGCATCAAGGCGACCGCGGCGATCAAGAAGATCGATCCGGACGCCCGTGTCATCATGTGTACGAGCGTCGGACAGCGTGAGAAGATGAAGCTCGCCGTGAAGGCTGGTGCGGACGGCTACGTGACGAAACCGTTCGAAGAACCCAGCGTCAGAAAGGCCCTCTCAGACGTCGTCGCTGCATGA
- the cheB gene encoding chemotaxis-specific protein-glutamate methyltransferase CheB: MTRVLVVDDSRFMRTVIGNALGEAGYEIETAANGTEGVELAGTFDPDVITMDVEMPELGGIDAVERIMTTNPAPILMLSAHTERGAEATLDALERGAVDFLHKPDGSDSRTIVQLSDEVVTKVDELADANVSTVALARATATAHATRSRLAGNQGQGTATGNAVAGGSADVQVHDDHGTGTVGPNARPGIEPSSEADENTASLPTERTTAPTIVLGASTGGPKIVERLFEQLPVDLEAKVLVVQHMPPGFTDRFADRLDTHSAYDVFEASDGEWLEPGDVAVAPGDSHLEVATAVDGCLRLRLSDGERVHGVRPSIDVTMESAAEEVTSGLCGVVLTGMGFDGAAGIEAIKAAGGDTIAQDKATSPVFGIPCQAIKTGCVDTVEPADGIVDAIVDALTTDGENDD; encoded by the coding sequence ATGACGAGAGTACTCGTTGTCGACGACTCGAGGTTCATGCGGACAGTCATCGGCAACGCACTCGGCGAGGCTGGCTACGAGATCGAAACGGCAGCCAACGGCACGGAGGGCGTCGAACTCGCCGGGACGTTCGATCCAGACGTCATCACGATGGACGTCGAGATGCCCGAGTTAGGCGGCATCGACGCCGTTGAACGGATCATGACGACGAATCCGGCCCCGATTCTCATGCTCAGCGCCCACACCGAACGCGGGGCCGAGGCGACACTCGATGCCTTAGAGCGCGGTGCTGTCGACTTTCTGCACAAACCCGATGGCTCCGACTCGCGGACTATCGTCCAGCTCTCCGACGAGGTCGTCACGAAAGTCGACGAGCTCGCCGACGCGAACGTCTCGACGGTGGCGCTCGCGCGGGCGACTGCGACGGCCCACGCGACCCGCTCGAGACTCGCCGGCAATCAAGGGCAGGGCACCGCCACCGGAAACGCCGTCGCCGGCGGCAGTGCCGACGTGCAGGTACACGACGATCACGGGACGGGGACAGTCGGCCCGAACGCACGCCCCGGAATCGAGCCGTCGTCGGAGGCCGACGAGAACACAGCGTCGCTTCCCACCGAGCGGACGACCGCGCCGACGATCGTCCTCGGTGCGTCGACCGGCGGCCCGAAGATCGTCGAACGCCTGTTCGAGCAACTGCCGGTCGACCTCGAGGCGAAAGTGCTGGTCGTCCAGCATATGCCCCCCGGATTCACGGATCGCTTCGCCGATCGGCTCGACACACACAGCGCGTACGACGTCTTCGAGGCGTCCGACGGCGAGTGGCTCGAGCCCGGCGACGTCGCAGTCGCACCGGGTGACTCCCATCTCGAGGTTGCCACCGCGGTCGACGGCTGTCTGCGCTTGCGGCTCAGCGACGGCGAGCGAGTCCACGGCGTGCGACCGTCGATCGACGTGACGATGGAAAGCGCCGCCGAGGAGGTCACAAGCGGGCTCTGTGGTGTCGTGCTGACCGGGATGGGTTTCGATGGCGCGGCCGGTATCGAGGCGATCAAAGCCGCCGGGGGCGACACGATCGCACAGGATAAGGCCACGAGCCCGGTCTTTGGCATCCCCTGTCAGGCAATCAAAACCGGCTGTGTCGACACGGTCGAACCCGCAGACGGGATCGTCGATGCCATCGTCGACGCGCTCACGACGGACGGTGAGAACGATGACTGA
- a CDS encoding Hpt domain-containing protein: MTDYLTDFVQESEERITELNNALLTLERDPDDEDAMDNIFRIAHTLKGNCGAMGLESASDLAHAIEDVLDAVRGDDLEVSPGLMDDIFDAVDELETMVDEVAADGEIETDPSATIDALRSRLDGADDEAETGLTVPSDDEIDAVCSRFDPPADDTYDVYLARLAIAEREGVNNGTLVVEALIDAFDLIGTAPPRSRIDADEYGDRFDAVFATAVGEAAIASGLEPVDEVADFEIVDVTDRFETPDEPAQPEADAGQGDDISAAEAQELEVDELLDEFDEFDNLDEQVENIDDDDLAAFDDMGEAGSFDDLLDDEALTDEPLADDGTEADDGSDAESTASTVDEGDTETDAEADDVDDASAVFNELKDEVEMVGFDELQDELDELEFDEFDDEEEVGMDELLGEDADDESFLEAEGASESAVDDVLVDAESDDVADTDAGGATDHFDVDTLVDTDSDDRHSSDEDEADLEPIDGEDEAPIVDDGATATADTDEASVADETASEAALEDEPSTETIGDEESTDDGDEPAVADEANVDADDTGFEAADGFETATEAGDDDIDTTDTGFEPADGLDPTEADNDGDAVADESFGTDIDDAFEPADADTDAFEPSTPVDDTFESTSDESDPFESTTASFDDDDVFAGTEAFDSADAGFDATTDSVTSDDSSAQSTASFGSDATDSNAGATDDGVVRIVDEPDLEIPDIEIPERDDEQDADDEGDEIQSVRVDIEQIDTLLTLVEGLVTSRVRLRHAAESDSDDGALKTELDALSDLTGDLQETVMDIRLVPLETVTNRLPRVVRDIARDQDKQVAFEMTGEDVELDRSILDRIGDPLIHLVRNAVDHGIESPDAREAAGKPPEGAVEVHAERERDRVTITVEDDGSGLDPDRLRSEAVDADVLTEDEAAAMADEEVYDLIFHPGLSTADEVTDVSGRGVGMDVVKRTVEDLEGTVSIDSEADAGTTVTMTLPVTVAIDEILFVESGGEEFGVPTKAVRDVESARAIETVDGEAVLPGEVGDYPVVSLADVLETPESGVDDEGMVVRIRDEVREVALHCDEIRGQQEVVVKPFEGFMSGVPGISGATVRGRGEVVSILDVTTL, from the coding sequence ATGACTGATTATCTGACAGACTTCGTGCAGGAAAGCGAAGAACGGATTACGGAACTGAACAACGCCTTGCTGACCCTTGAGCGCGATCCCGACGACGAGGATGCGATGGACAACATCTTCCGGATCGCCCACACGCTCAAGGGCAACTGCGGGGCGATGGGCCTGGAGTCGGCCAGCGACCTCGCCCACGCGATCGAGGACGTCCTCGACGCCGTCCGCGGTGACGACCTCGAGGTGTCCCCGGGGCTGATGGACGACATCTTCGACGCCGTCGACGAACTCGAGACGATGGTCGACGAGGTCGCCGCAGACGGCGAGATCGAGACCGATCCGTCAGCGACGATCGACGCGCTTCGGAGCCGCCTCGACGGCGCGGACGACGAGGCCGAGACGGGACTCACCGTCCCCTCGGACGACGAGATCGACGCGGTGTGTTCTCGGTTCGATCCGCCGGCTGACGACACCTACGATGTCTACCTCGCCCGGCTCGCGATCGCCGAGCGCGAGGGAGTCAACAACGGAACGCTAGTCGTCGAGGCGTTGATCGACGCCTTCGATCTGATCGGTACTGCTCCACCCCGGTCTCGGATCGACGCCGACGAGTACGGCGACCGCTTCGATGCCGTCTTCGCCACCGCCGTCGGCGAAGCCGCGATCGCCTCCGGGCTCGAGCCGGTCGACGAGGTCGCCGACTTCGAAATCGTCGACGTGACCGACCGGTTCGAGACCCCCGACGAGCCGGCCCAACCCGAAGCTGACGCCGGCCAGGGCGACGATATTTCCGCAGCAGAGGCCCAGGAACTCGAGGTCGACGAACTCCTCGACGAGTTCGACGAGTTCGACAATCTGGACGAACAGGTCGAGAACATCGACGACGACGACCTCGCGGCCTTCGACGACATGGGCGAAGCCGGCTCGTTCGATGACCTGCTCGACGACGAAGCCCTCACGGACGAACCGCTGGCCGACGACGGCACCGAGGCTGACGACGGTTCGGATGCCGAATCGACCGCGTCAACGGTAGACGAGGGCGATACGGAGACGGACGCCGAGGCCGACGACGTCGACGACGCCAGTGCGGTCTTCAACGAACTCAAAGACGAAGTCGAGATGGTCGGCTTCGACGAACTGCAGGACGAACTCGACGAACTTGAGTTCGACGAGTTCGACGACGAGGAAGAAGTCGGCATGGACGAACTCCTCGGCGAGGACGCCGACGACGAGTCGTTTCTCGAAGCCGAGGGTGCATCCGAGAGCGCGGTCGACGACGTGCTGGTTGATGCAGAATCCGACGACGTCGCCGACACCGATGCCGGCGGAGCCACCGACCATTTCGATGTCGATACGCTGGTCGACACCGACAGCGACGACCGTCACTCGTCGGACGAAGACGAGGCCGATCTCGAGCCGATCGACGGAGAAGACGAAGCCCCCATCGTCGACGATGGGGCGACAGCGACAGCCGACACGGACGAAGCGTCGGTCGCTGACGAGACGGCCAGCGAGGCCGCTCTCGAAGACGAGCCGTCAACCGAGACGATCGGCGACGAGGAGTCGACCGACGACGGTGACGAACCAGCGGTCGCCGATGAGGCTAATGTCGACGCAGACGACACCGGTTTCGAAGCTGCTGACGGGTTCGAGACTGCCACCGAGGCAGGCGACGATGACATCGACACCACCGACACTGGCTTCGAACCCGCCGACGGACTCGATCCCACCGAAGCAGACAATGACGGCGACGCTGTCGCCGACGAGTCGTTCGGGACGGACATCGATGACGCGTTCGAACCAGCGGATGCAGATACCGACGCGTTCGAGCCATCGACACCTGTCGATGACACGTTCGAGTCGACGAGCGACGAGTCGGATCCGTTCGAGTCGACGACTGCATCGTTCGACGACGACGACGTGTTCGCCGGGACCGAGGCGTTCGACAGCGCCGATGCTGGATTCGACGCGACGACCGACTCGGTGACGAGCGACGACTCGAGCGCGCAGTCGACGGCGTCGTTCGGTAGCGATGCGACCGATTCGAACGCCGGCGCGACCGATGACGGCGTTGTGCGGATCGTCGACGAACCCGACCTCGAGATTCCGGATATCGAGATCCCCGAGCGAGACGACGAGCAGGACGCAGACGACGAGGGAGACGAGATTCAGTCAGTTCGCGTCGACATCGAACAGATCGATACGCTCCTGACGCTCGTCGAAGGGCTGGTAACGAGCCGCGTTCGCCTCCGGCACGCCGCCGAGTCCGACAGCGATGACGGCGCGCTCAAGACGGAACTCGATGCGCTGTCTGATCTGACCGGCGACCTCCAGGAGACGGTGATGGACATCCGGCTGGTCCCCCTCGAGACGGTGACGAACCGCTTGCCACGGGTCGTCCGCGACATCGCACGCGACCAGGACAAGCAGGTCGCCTTCGAGATGACCGGCGAAGATGTCGAACTCGACCGGAGTATCCTCGATCGCATCGGCGACCCGCTGATCCATCTGGTTCGCAACGCCGTCGACCACGGGATCGAATCGCCTGACGCACGCGAGGCGGCCGGCAAACCCCCGGAAGGGGCCGTCGAGGTCCACGCCGAGCGCGAACGCGACCGCGTGACGATCACGGTCGAAGACGACGGGAGTGGCCTCGATCCCGACCGACTGCGGTCGGAAGCGGTCGACGCCGACGTGCTCACAGAAGACGAGGCAGCCGCGATGGCCGACGAGGAGGTCTACGACCTCATCTTCCATCCCGGCCTCTCGACGGCCGACGAGGTGACCGACGTCAGCGGTCGCGGCGTCGGCATGGACGTCGTCAAGCGGACGGTCGAGGACCTCGAGGGGACGGTCTCGATCGACAGCGAGGCGGATGCGGGGACGACCGTCACGATGACGCTCCCCGTGACCGTCGCGATCGACGAGATCCTGTTCGTCGAGAGCGGCGGCGAGGAGTTCGGCGTCCCGACCAAGGCCGTTCGCGACGTCGAATCCGCCAGAGCGATCGAAACCGTCGACGGCGAGGCCGTCCTCCCCGGCGAGGTCGGCGACTACCCGGTCGTCTCGCTGGCTGACGTCCTCGAGACGCCAGAGTCCGGTGTGGACGACGAGGGGATGGTCGTCCGCATCCGTGATGAGGTCCGCGAGGTCGCCTTACACTGCGACGAGATCCGCGGCCAACAGGAGGTCGTCGTCAAGCCGTTCGAAGGCTTCATGAGCGGCGTCCCGGGGATCAGCGGTGCGACGGTTCGGGGACGGGGAGAGGTAGTCAGTATTCTGGACGTGACGACACTATGA
- a CDS encoding chemotaxis protein CheC encodes MTMMVDIRKLSFINEMAKVGTNGVADNMSKLTGEDAQMEVTKTNFIDVDDIESQLEGGKRLGVRVRLLDEPHGHILILFPETSAKKITAIMLRDVVDDMNDVSGKMARSAVEEMGNMMASGFIDGWADVLGRAIDIAAPQLVYAPAGDIVTRTASLGGDDLALFFDSDLAVPSYQIEAEIYAFPDLEEFVEMVNGIDVQTA; translated from the coding sequence ATGACGATGATGGTCGACATTCGAAAGCTGAGCTTCATAAACGAGATGGCGAAAGTCGGAACGAACGGCGTCGCCGACAACATGAGTAAACTGACCGGCGAGGACGCCCAGATGGAGGTGACCAAGACGAACTTCATCGACGTTGACGACATCGAGTCCCAACTCGAGGGTGGGAAACGACTCGGCGTCCGCGTCCGACTGCTCGACGAACCGCACGGACACATCCTCATCCTCTTCCCCGAGACGAGCGCGAAGAAGATCACGGCGATCATGCTGCGTGACGTCGTCGACGATATGAACGACGTCTCCGGCAAGATGGCCAGAAGCGCCGTCGAGGAGATGGGCAACATGATGGCCAGCGGCTTCATCGACGGCTGGGCCGATGTCCTCGGTCGTGCGATCGACATCGCCGCGCCACAGCTCGTCTACGCACCCGCGGGTGACATCGTCACCCGGACAGCAAGTCTCGGCGGCGACGATCTCGCGCTGTTTTTCGATTCGGATCTGGCAGTCCCCAGCTACCAGATCGAAGCTGAGATCTACGCCTTCCCCGACTTGGAGGAATTCGTCGAAATGGTCAACGGTATCGACGTCCAAACCGCATGA
- a CDS encoding chemotaxis protein CheC produces the protein MKLDVNALGTFYRMAREGAGLAAGRLTHMLGVETQLGVTKLNFMRGEEIRHDFEDGSEKVGVRVKLTGAIEGYSIVVFERESALRVVETLLSEAGPDADVDADVGDIDEFDEMTESAATEVGHIMNSGFIDGWADVLEAVIDVSTPEFVEGQTAEPFFGDIDEAPSDDDLALLFQSRIETVGTEVGFNHYLLPKRESMSRLLERLRTSDGIEYDKLEGFDRMAERGAEEVAETATTLTGIDTSVEIRRLNFVSLEAIPEQVANEKLVGAAFEFDGMPSGYLLFLFDEESAHEIVDAMVPMEVDEDGFGEMGTSAIKELGNIMASGFLDGWANVLDTTIDHSTPEFIHDIGAAAVDPVIIQLGENQDFAFVFDTIVVADGREFDCQVYAIPDESDLERALNNLEVDRIEETPTTAEFQEVDNT, from the coding sequence ATGAAACTCGACGTCAACGCACTTGGAACGTTCTACCGGATGGCTCGAGAGGGGGCCGGCCTCGCGGCGGGGCGGCTCACACATATGCTCGGCGTCGAAACGCAGCTGGGCGTGACCAAACTCAACTTCATGCGTGGCGAAGAGATTCGCCACGATTTCGAAGACGGGTCCGAAAAGGTCGGCGTCCGGGTCAAACTGACCGGCGCGATCGAGGGGTACTCGATCGTCGTCTTCGAGCGCGAGAGCGCACTCCGGGTCGTCGAAACGCTGCTCTCGGAAGCGGGGCCGGACGCCGATGTCGACGCCGATGTCGGCGACATCGACGAGTTCGACGAGATGACCGAAAGCGCCGCGACCGAGGTCGGCCACATCATGAACAGCGGCTTCATCGACGGCTGGGCCGACGTCCTCGAGGCGGTCATCGATGTCTCGACGCCGGAGTTCGTCGAAGGGCAGACCGCCGAGCCGTTTTTCGGCGACATCGACGAGGCACCGTCCGACGACGATCTCGCCTTGCTCTTCCAGAGCCGGATCGAGACCGTCGGCACCGAGGTCGGCTTCAACCACTACCTCTTGCCGAAACGCGAGTCGATGTCGCGGCTCCTAGAGCGGCTTCGAACCAGCGACGGGATCGAATACGACAAACTCGAAGGCTTCGACCGGATGGCCGAACGAGGGGCCGAAGAGGTCGCCGAGACCGCGACGACGCTGACCGGGATCGACACTAGCGTCGAGATCCGTCGGCTCAACTTCGTCTCGCTCGAGGCGATCCCCGAGCAGGTAGCGAACGAGAAACTCGTTGGCGCTGCCTTCGAGTTCGACGGGATGCCGAGTGGCTATCTGCTCTTCTTGTTCGACGAGGAGTCGGCCCACGAGATCGTCGACGCGATGGTTCCCATGGAGGTCGACGAGGACGGCTTCGGCGAGATGGGGACCAGCGCGATCAAGGAACTGGGCAACATCATGGCCAGTGGCTTCCTCGACGGCTGGGCGAACGTCCTCGATACGACGATCGACCACTCGACGCCGGAGTTCATCCACGATATCGGCGCTGCGGCTGTCGATCCCGTCATCATCCAGCTCGGCGAAAACCAGGACTTTGCGTTCGTCTTCGACACGATCGTCGTCGCCGACGGTCGCGAGTTCGACTGTCAGGTGTACGCAATCCCCGACGAGTCGGATTTAGAACGGGCACTGAACAATCTCGAGGTCGATCGGATCGAGGAGACGCCGACGACGGCGGAGTTCCAGGAAGTCGATAACACATGA
- a CDS encoding chemotaxis protein CheD: MKTYGTEPGAPTPVQVGISELAISDGDDTLKSYGLGSCLAIALYDPKSGIGGLAHAMLPDGDAADNSDRKPGKYADTAIRALLRRMVEQGAHYTDVEAKIAGGSDMFEFESFGEGVGQRNVAAAKAELEKLGVPLEAEDTGGDHGRTVEFTPGTGTLIVKTSNGDNGVTEL; this comes from the coding sequence ATGAAGACCTACGGCACCGAACCAGGGGCACCGACGCCAGTCCAGGTCGGCATCTCGGAGCTGGCTATCAGCGACGGCGACGACACGCTCAAGTCCTACGGACTGGGGTCGTGTCTGGCGATCGCGCTCTACGATCCCAAATCGGGGATCGGTGGCTTGGCCCACGCCATGTTACCCGACGGCGATGCCGCGGACAACAGCGACCGCAAACCCGGCAAATACGCCGATACGGCGATCCGCGCCCTGCTTCGCCGGATGGTCGAGCAGGGTGCTCACTACACCGACGTCGAGGCGAAAATCGCTGGCGGCAGCGACATGTTCGAGTTCGAGAGCTTCGGCGAGGGCGTCGGCCAGCGAAACGTCGCCGCCGCGAAAGCCGAACTCGAGAAACTCGGCGTCCCCCTCGAGGCCGAAGATACCGGCGGTGACCACGGGCGAACCGTCGAGTTCACGCCGGGAACGGGAACGCTCATCGTCAAGACCTCGAACGGCGATAACGGAGTGACGGAGCTGTGA
- a CDS encoding protein-glutamate O-methyltransferase CheR, which translates to MIDGAGDASLDADSTGDDGAFTDILTFVEDELAFATSHYNDSYLDRRVSSRMRRTQCETYEAYFEKLRANSDEQKALLEALSINVTGFFRNPDVWSGIRTILRRLSETNGTVRVWSAACADGREPYSLSMLAHDDPQIDDSSIAVLGTDISEPALETARKGVYEESRTVDLDDQLSFLDDYHRYVDVDERTFRISNEIKRNVRFRRHDLINDGPKSGFDLVVCRNLFIYIDNAYKESMLETIARSLRPDGYLVIGKAETIPPTLKSAFTVCEARLRIYQRDGEATHAGWPDHRSNS; encoded by the coding sequence GTGATCGACGGCGCAGGTGATGCCAGTCTCGACGCCGACAGCACCGGCGACGACGGCGCGTTCACAGACATCCTCACGTTCGTCGAGGACGAACTGGCCTTCGCGACGAGCCACTACAACGACAGCTATCTCGACCGGCGGGTGTCTTCACGGATGCGTCGCACCCAATGTGAGACCTACGAGGCATACTTCGAGAAACTGCGAGCCAATTCCGACGAACAGAAGGCATTGCTCGAGGCACTGAGCATCAACGTCACGGGCTTCTTTCGCAACCCCGATGTCTGGTCGGGCATTCGAACGATCCTCCGGCGCCTCTCCGAGACGAACGGCACCGTTCGGGTCTGGAGTGCCGCCTGTGCCGACGGTCGGGAACCGTACTCGCTGTCGATGCTCGCCCACGACGACCCCCAGATCGACGACTCGTCGATCGCGGTTCTCGGAACCGATATTAGTGAACCGGCCCTCGAGACGGCCCGCAAGGGTGTCTACGAGGAGTCCCGGACCGTCGACCTAGACGACCAACTCTCCTTTCTCGACGACTACCATCGCTACGTCGACGTCGACGAGCGGACCTTCCGAATCAGCAACGAAATCAAACGAAACGTCCGCTTCCGCCGACACGACCTGATCAATGACGGCCCGAAGTCGGGGTTCGACCTCGTCGTCTGTCGCAACCTGTTTATCTACATCGACAACGCGTACAAAGAATCGATGCTCGAGACGATTGCGCGCTCGCTTCGACCTGATGGCTATCTCGTCATCGGGAAAGCCGAGACGATTCCACCGACGCTCAAGTCTGCGTTTACCGTCTGTGAGGCCCGCTTGCGCATTTACCAGCGGGACGGCGAGGCGACCCACGCCGGCTGGCCCGATCACCGCTCGAATTCCTGA